From Bradyrhizobium erythrophlei:
ACGTGGCGCAGGATCAGGTCGAACAGCGGCTGCATGCCGGCGTCGTGCGAACCGTCCGGGCTATCGGCCATCCAGCCCTGCTTGGCCGACCCGTAAAGGATCGGGAAATCGAGCTGCTCCTCGCTGGCGTCCAGGGCCGCGAACAGGTCGAACACCTCGTTGATGACTTCGGTCGGCCGCGCGTCGGGACGGTCGACCTTGTTGATGACCACGATCGGCTTCAGGCCGACCTTGAGTGCCTTGGAGACCACGAACTTGGTTTGCGGCAGCGGGCCCTCGGCGGCGTCCACCAGCACCAGCGCACCGTCCACCATGTTCAGGATGCGCTCGACCTCGCCGCCGAAATCGGCATGGCCTGGGGTGTCGACGATGTTGATGCGGGTGTCCTTCCACTGCACCGAGGCGGCCTTGGCGAGAATGGTGATGCCGCGCTCGCGCTCCAGATCGTTGGAGTCCATGGCACGCTCGACCACCCGCTGGTTGTCGCGATAGGTGCCGGATTGCTGCAGCAGGCGATCGACCAGGGTGGTTTTGCCGTGGTCGACGTGGGCGATGATGGCGACGTTGCGGAGATTCATTGCGCTTCTTCTTCGGACAATGGCTGGAGCGCGATCTCACCGGAAAACCGGGACCCACTTTTCCGGATCACGCTCAAAAACCTGGAATTCGGCAAGCGCGCATGGCGCCTAAAAAGGAAGCCCGGCCAAAAGGACCGGGCACACCTTGCTCGTTGCGGCGCAATATAGTCAGAAAACGCTAAAAAACAATGGCTTGTTGGCGGGTCGGTTGACCGATTTTCCGTCATACCGGCGTCATTTTGGCCCCCGCGGAGCCCATTCGATCGCAACTCAGGGGGTAGAGGCCGAAGGCAGCCCGAATTCCAGCGTTATCCCGCGGCGGCGCTGGACTCTTCGGTCGGATAAACCCCGCGCAGCACCTCCTCGAAATGGGCTTTCACGGATTCGTTGCAAAGGCAGGCCCGTATCCGCAGCGCCTCGCGGTTGTGCACCAGGATCGAGCCGCGCCGGGTCTCCAGAATCCCCTCTGCCTTGAATGTCTGAATCACCCGGCTGGTATAGCTGCGGCCGACACCGAGCAGGGTCGAAAGCTGCTCATGGGTCAAGGGCACCACATCCGAGCCGTCGGTGCGCTCCATCGCCGACAGAATCCATTTCGCGCTGCGCTGCTCGATCGAATGGATCGCATTGCAGGCGGTCGACTGGAAGATCTGGGCGAGCATGCAATCGGCGTAACGCGCAAACACGTTGCTCAGCGTGGCCGACTTCGCTTTTGCCGCATCCAGTTTGCCGATAGGCAGGCGTGCGAAGGGACCGCCGAACTTGACCATGATGCGGGTATAGGCCGGCAGATATCCCTGGCTGACAATTCCGCCGACGGCGCCTTCGCGGCCGACCAGGATGGTCTCGACGTCGCGGCCGTCCTCGTTGGCGACGAGGTACGACGCCAGCGAGGGTCCGCAGGGAAAGTGGACGATTTCGACGTCGTCGCCGGGATTATAGAGCAGGTCGTTGGGCTGGGCCTCGTCCAGCGAGAGATGCGGCGCGACCAACGTGAAATCGCTCGGGCTCAACCGCCGCAACAGGTTGTTGTAGGGGCGTTCGCCGTCGTTGGGCGGCTTATTTCGCGTAAGCATTCCAAGTTCCCTGGCCGTCCATCACCATCGCTGCTCACCTGTTCCGTGCACAAGTGCACAGACAAACGAACCAACGATGTGATGGTTTCATGCCGGGAACCGGTTGATGCGCATTCTTGCGGTCGGCGCGGCGAGGCGAGGGGCGCTAAAGCCCGCTCGGATTACGATTTCAGGGCGTTTGTCAGTGAGACCATGCAAGCTGTTTCTTTCGACCACGTCCCCGAAGACGTTCTGATCGTCGAGGACGACCCGATCATCGCACTCGACTTCGAGGATACGATTCTCGGCTTCGGGGTGAAGACGGTACGGACCGCCGGCAGCGTGGCCAGGGCGCTCGACCTGATCGCGGATCGCGCCCCGGATTTCGCGCTGCTCGATGTCGCCCTGGTCCGCGAGAAGAGCTTTGCGATTGCCGAGCGCCTGGATGCGCTGGGAATTCGCTTCGCCTTCGTCACCGGCTATAGCGCCGACGTGCGGTTACCCGAGGCTTTTGCCGACCGGCCGAGATTGCCCAAACCGTTCTCGACCGACGCGCTGCACGCCTTGCTGAAGCGCCCGGCCGGCGCTTGACCGCCGGCGTCCTCGGGCTATCGGACGCCGCTTGCTAGCCGAGTTTGGGATCCAGCGTCGTCGACCAGAGCGCGACGTCGGCGCGATCGCGCAAGGTCACCGTCATCTGTCCGCTGGCGCCGTCGATCTTGACGTGACCGAAGAACTGCATCCCGGCTGACGGCGGCAGGTTCTGCTTGTCCAGGCCCGGCGCCTTGATGAACTTCACTTCCGGTCCGAACGTGTTGTCGAGTTCGTTGGGTCCGAAGGTGCCGGCGTGCAGGGGGCCGGAGACGAATTCCCAGAACGGCTCGAAATCCTGGAACTGGGCCTTGTCGGGATTGTAATAGTGCGCGGCGGCGTAATGCACGTCCGCGGTCAGCCACACGGTATTGGTAACGCCGGAGGTCTTGATGAAGCGCAGGATATCGGCGATTTCCAGTTCGCGGCCGCGCGCCGGCCCGTCGCCTTGCGCGAACGCCTCCGAGCCCTTTTTGTTGGCGGCATCGTCGTAGACGATAAGGCTGAGCGGCATGTCGGAGGCGATCACCTTCCAGGTGGCGCGCGAGTTCAGCAGGCCGCGCTTCAGCCACGCAAGCTGGTCGGGCCCGATGAAATAGCTGTCGGGGCCGTAAGTGGTCTGCAGGTTCGGACCGTTGGGGCCGCGATAGCTGCGCTCGTCCAGCATGAAGACGTCCAGATGCGGCCCGTAGCTCAGCGTGCGATAGACCCGGCCCGGCTCGACGATGCTTTCGCGCATCGGATACATCTCGTGGAACGCACGGGACGCGCGCGCGGCGAGCAGGGAGATGTCGCGCACCTTGTAGGCGGCGGGAATGTCCTTCGACGCCGACCAGTTGTTCATGACCTCGTGATCGTCCCACTGCACGAAGACCGGGGCCTCGGCGTTGAAGGCGCGCACATTCGCGTCGAGGAAATTGTACTTGTGCGCGGCGCGGAACTCGTCGAGCGTCTCGGCGACTTTTGCCTTTTCGGGGATGGTGAGGTTCTTCCAGATCTTGCCGTCCGGCAATTTCACCTCTGCTGGAATGACGCCGTCGGCATAGATGGTGTCGCCGGAATGCAGCAGGAAATCCGGCCGGTGCTTGGCCATGGTGGCGAAGGTGACCATGCCGCCATCGTCGGGATTGATGCCCCAGCCCTGGCCCGCGACATCGCCGCCCCAGACGAAGCTGACGTCGCGCCGGTCGGCCGGGGCGGTGCGGAAGCGGCCGACCATTGGCTCGCTGGAGACGTCGGGATGCGAGAGGTCGCGGAACCGGACCCGATAAAAGATGTCCTGCCCGCCGGGAAGATTTTCCACCAGCATCTTCGCGGTGAAGTCGCTCTCGGGGAGCGCTGCGATCGGCGGCAGCAGCCTCGCATTGTTGAAGGACTCGGTGGTGGCGACCTCAACCATCATCTGCGATGGCCGGTCGGCGCGCGCCCACACCACGCCGCCATCGGCGCCGACGTCGCCGGATTGCACGCCATGGGTGATTTGCGGCCGGTCGGCGGCCCGGCTGAGATACGGCATCGCAAGCGCGCCGAGCGTACCCGCGCCGGTCGCCGCGGCGGTGGAAAGGAAACGCCGGCGCGAAAGCCCGCGGGCTGAGTTGCGGGAAATCCTGATCGTCATGCAAGCCTCCTGGATCGGCCAACAGTGCTCTGAGGGCATTGACAGACCTAGAAAGATTCTGTGACGGCCGAATTACAGGGAGTGCCGCTTACAGCGTGCCGGCTGCGCGGAACTGCGCTCCCGCCCTTTGCGGATTTTGCGGCATGTTGTCCAGCAGGGTCTTGCGGTCGGCGACCGCTCGGTGGAATTGCTCGAGGACGATGCTGAAAGCGGTCAG
This genomic window contains:
- a CDS encoding Crp/Fnr family transcriptional regulator, whose product is MLTRNKPPNDGERPYNNLLRRLSPSDFTLVAPHLSLDEAQPNDLLYNPGDDVEIVHFPCGPSLASYLVANEDGRDVETILVGREGAVGGIVSQGYLPAYTRIMVKFGGPFARLPIGKLDAAKAKSATLSNVFARYADCMLAQIFQSTACNAIHSIEQRSAKWILSAMERTDGSDVVPLTHEQLSTLLGVGRSYTSRVIQTFKAEGILETRRGSILVHNREALRIRACLCNESVKAHFEEVLRGVYPTEESSAAAG
- a CDS encoding response regulator, coding for MQAVSFDHVPEDVLIVEDDPIIALDFEDTILGFGVKTVRTAGSVARALDLIADRAPDFALLDVALVREKSFAIAERLDALGIRFAFVTGYSADVRLPEAFADRPRLPKPFSTDALHALLKRPAGA
- a CDS encoding alkaline phosphatase D family protein is translated as MTIRISRNSARGLSRRRFLSTAAATGAGTLGALAMPYLSRAADRPQITHGVQSGDVGADGGVVWARADRPSQMMVEVATTESFNNARLLPPIAALPESDFTAKMLVENLPGGQDIFYRVRFRDLSHPDVSSEPMVGRFRTAPADRRDVSFVWGGDVAGQGWGINPDDGGMVTFATMAKHRPDFLLHSGDTIYADGVIPAEVKLPDGKIWKNLTIPEKAKVAETLDEFRAAHKYNFLDANVRAFNAEAPVFVQWDDHEVMNNWSASKDIPAAYKVRDISLLAARASRAFHEMYPMRESIVEPGRVYRTLSYGPHLDVFMLDERSYRGPNGPNLQTTYGPDSYFIGPDQLAWLKRGLLNSRATWKVIASDMPLSLIVYDDAANKKGSEAFAQGDGPARGRELEIADILRFIKTSGVTNTVWLTADVHYAAAHYYNPDKAQFQDFEPFWEFVSGPLHAGTFGPNELDNTFGPEVKFIKAPGLDKQNLPPSAGMQFFGHVKIDGASGQMTVTLRDRADVALWSTTLDPKLG